Proteins from a genomic interval of Pseudomonadota bacterium:
- the rplV gene encoding 50S ribosomal protein L22 gives MEAKALARHIRISPQKARLIADLVRGKDIETAINTLRFMPKKGARILRKVVESAVANASQNEAIDVDTLYIKIIHIDGGPMLKRIRPRAMGRATKILKRSSHITVILDEQ, from the coding sequence ATGGAAGCAAAAGCTCTTGCTCGGCATATAAGAATTTCTCCACAGAAGGCACGCCTGATCGCTGATCTGGTTCGGGGTAAGGATATTGAAACCGCTATTAACACATTACGTTTCATGCCCAAGAAAGGTGCTCGAATTTTACGGAAAGTTGTTGAATCCGCTGTAGCTAATGCCAGTCAGAATGAGGCAATAGATGTGGATACCCTCTATATTAAGATCATCCATATTGACGGCGGTCCGATGCTGAAAAGGATAAGACCACGAGCAATGGGAAGGGCAACAAAAATTTTAAAAAGATCCAGCCATATTACAGTTATACTGGACGAGCAATAA
- the rpsS gene encoding 30S ribosomal protein S19 produces the protein MGRSVKKGPFIDDHLMKKVIQAKETGSRKVIKTWSRRSDVTPDMVGLTLAVHNGKKFIPVFVTENMVGHKLGEFSPTRTFYGHANRK, from the coding sequence ATGGGACGTTCAGTTAAAAAAGGTCCATTTATTGATGACCATTTGATGAAAAAAGTTATACAGGCCAAAGAAACAGGATCACGGAAAGTTATAAAAACCTGGTCCAGGCGCTCAGATGTAACTCCTGATATGGTCGGTTTGACTTTAGCCGTGCACAACGGCAAAAAATTTATACCTGTTTTTGTTACTGAGAATATGGTTGGTCATAAGCTTGGAGAATTTTCCCCGACCCGGACCTTCTATGGTCATGCTAACAGGAAATAA
- the rplB gene encoding 50S ribosomal protein L2, whose amino-acid sequence MATKTYNPTSPGRRSLVSIVNPDLSKKRPEKSLVQPLSKSGGRNNNGRITARHIGGGHKRKYRVIDFKRDKVDVPAKVAEIEYDPNRSANIALLFYNDGEKRYILSPHGIKLGDIVEAGETVDIRIGNCMPMGNMPLGSVIHNIEMRIGKGAQMVRSAGVSAQLMAKEGDHVLVKLPSGEVRRFHKKCRACIGQIGNIEHESAKMGKAGRNRWKGRRPKVRGVAMNPHDHPMGGGEGKSSGGRHPCTPWGVPTKGYKTRKRKSSDNDIIKKRS is encoded by the coding sequence ATGGCTACAAAAACCTATAATCCGACATCACCGGGAAGGCGTTCACTTGTTTCGATCGTTAATCCCGATTTGTCCAAAAAACGGCCTGAAAAAAGCTTGGTCCAACCACTGAGCAAATCCGGCGGAAGAAATAATAACGGCAGAATTACGGCCAGACACATTGGTGGCGGCCATAAGAGAAAGTACCGTGTTATCGATTTCAAACGTGATAAGGTAGACGTTCCTGCCAAGGTAGCTGAAATTGAATATGACCCGAATCGGTCGGCCAACATTGCCCTTCTTTTTTATAACGACGGTGAGAAACGATATATTCTCTCACCGCACGGAATTAAACTCGGGGATATTGTTGAGGCTGGAGAAACAGTTGATATACGTATTGGTAATTGCATGCCGATGGGTAATATGCCGTTAGGCAGTGTTATTCATAATATCGAGATGCGAATCGGCAAAGGCGCCCAGATGGTTCGAAGTGCCGGGGTTTCAGCGCAGTTGATGGCCAAGGAAGGAGATCATGTCCTTGTCAAATTGCCCTCCGGCGAAGTGAGGCGTTTTCATAAGAAATGTAGAGCCTGTATCGGTCAGATTGGAAATATTGAGCATGAAAGTGCAAAAATGGGCAAAGCCGGCCGTAATCGCTGGAAAGGCCGTAGACCGAAAGTCAGGGGTGTTGCGATGAACCCGCATGACCATCCGATGGGCGGTGGTGAAGGAAAGAGCTCCGGCGGTCGACATCCATGTACTCCATGGGGTGTTCCGACAAAAGGTTATAAGACCAGAAAAAGAAAAAGCTCTGATAACGATATCATCAAGAAAAGGTCATAA
- a CDS encoding 50S ribosomal protein L23, with protein sequence MKNVYQVIKKACLTEKGMGLQEENNQIVIKVDRRANKIEIKSAVEKMFNVKVSQVRTANMHGKMKRVGKKIGYTGDWKKAYVSLMEGNKVDFLEGL encoded by the coding sequence ATGAAGAACGTATATCAAGTAATCAAGAAGGCCTGTCTCACTGAAAAGGGAATGGGGCTTCAGGAAGAGAACAATCAGATTGTCATTAAAGTTGATCGTCGTGCAAATAAGATCGAAATAAAATCTGCTGTTGAGAAAATGTTTAATGTGAAAGTCTCACAGGTTCGGACGGCGAACATGCACGGTAAGATGAAACGGGTCGGCAAGAAAATCGGTTACACTGGAGACTGGAAAAAAGCGTATGTCTCTCTGATGGAAGGGAACAAGGTCGATTTTCTTGAAGGACTTTGA
- the rplD gene encoding 50S ribosomal protein L4, which yields MAVAEVLNIENKKVGEIELNDSIFGVEVDTHIIHDVVRMQLANRRAGTACTKTRAEVQGGGAKPWKQKGTGRARAGSRRSPLWRGGGTTFGPKPKSYSYKLPKRVRRLGIRMALSAKYAESNMIVLDDFQLDEIKTKKFLNVMNAFSLEGALIVTPDRNENLERSSRNVHGFKVMPISGLNVFDILLYKHIILLQPCLGQLEKRLLS from the coding sequence ATGGCTGTAGCTGAAGTGTTGAACATAGAAAATAAAAAGGTTGGCGAGATTGAGTTGAATGATTCGATCTTTGGGGTTGAAGTTGATACTCATATAATTCACGATGTTGTTCGTATGCAGCTTGCCAACCGTAGAGCAGGGACGGCTTGTACCAAAACAAGAGCTGAGGTACAAGGCGGTGGTGCAAAGCCCTGGAAGCAAAAAGGTACAGGAAGAGCACGGGCGGGAAGTCGACGGTCGCCTCTTTGGCGCGGTGGTGGTACGACTTTCGGTCCGAAACCCAAAAGTTATTCATACAAATTGCCCAAGAGAGTCAGAAGACTTGGAATTCGTATGGCTCTAAGCGCCAAATATGCTGAAAGCAATATGATCGTGCTTGATGATTTCCAGCTCGATGAAATAAAAACCAAGAAATTTCTGAATGTCATGAATGCATTCAGTCTGGAAGGCGCATTGATTGTCACCCCTGATCGCAATGAAAACCTTGAGAGATCATCAAGAAATGTCCATGGGTTCAAGGTCATGCCGATTTCCGGACTCAATGTTTTTGACATTCTTCTTTATAAGCATATAATTTTACTTCAACCCTGTCTGGGGCAACTTGAAAAGAGGTTGCTGTCATGA
- the rplC gene encoding 50S ribosomal protein L3: protein MPKTVGMLGKKLGMTRIYSEEGSAQGVTVIEAGPCVVLQKKTVAKDGYNAIQVGFGSKKESRMNKPEAGHVKRAGKGGFYHIKEFRVNDVDLYETGQEIKISDLFKVGDIIDISGVTKGRGFQGVIKRHGFSGGNKTHGSMFHRAPGSIGCSAWPSRVIPGKKMPGRMGNQLVTKKNVIILDVRPEDNVLVLKGPVPGSDESVVHIFTK, encoded by the coding sequence ATGCCTAAGACGGTAGGAATGTTAGGTAAAAAACTTGGGATGACCCGGATTTATTCAGAAGAAGGATCCGCGCAGGGTGTTACTGTTATCGAGGCAGGCCCTTGTGTAGTGCTTCAGAAAAAGACTGTGGCAAAGGACGGCTATAATGCCATCCAGGTCGGTTTCGGGAGTAAAAAGGAATCACGGATGAATAAACCCGAGGCAGGTCATGTGAAGCGAGCCGGCAAAGGCGGATTCTATCATATAAAAGAATTTCGCGTCAATGATGTTGATCTATATGAAACAGGCCAGGAGATAAAAATTTCTGACCTTTTTAAGGTAGGCGACATTATAGATATAAGCGGTGTTACAAAAGGTCGTGGATTTCAGGGAGTTATAAAACGTCATGGTTTTAGTGGCGGCAATAAGACCCATGGCTCCATGTTTCATAGAGCCCCTGGTTCAATTGGCTGCAGTGCATGGCCGAGCCGTGTAATTCCAGGGAAAAAAATGCCTGGCCGTATGGGCAACCAGTTGGTCACTAAGAAGAACGTTATTATTCTGGATGTCAGACCTGAAGATAACGTATTGGTCCTTAAGGGACCGGTTCCCGGCAGTGACGAGAGTGTTGTGCATATATTTACTAAATAA